A portion of the Candidatus Tectomicrobia bacterium genome contains these proteins:
- a CDS encoding aldo/keto reductase: MTPGMDGELGRREFLKRSAMAGLGAGLLGLAPSIGEAAPAAPRVRSYRPLGKTGLEISDISFGSSRLGQGEERVVLHALERGINYFDTAESYTGGASETTIGNALRGKRDKVYLTSKVYVSGGETVRSFMSSLEGSLRRLRTDHVDVYFHHAVNDVDRLKKPEWHEFTDLAKKQGKIRFTGASGHAGRLIECMDYVIDSGRFDIILVSYNFGQDPAFYQKFTRGFDFISRHPDLPRIVQKAKSKGVGVVAMKTLMGARLNDMRPYERGGATFSQAAFRWVLSNPGVDALIISMTDRERVDEFLGASGWKTAARQDLPLLYRYAKLNGASYCRHACNDCAGACPVGVPIADVLRTRMYAVDYGDLRLARSEYALLGAGASACLTCAHQACAGSCTYGLPVQTLLRPTHRMLAGRRELAV, from the coding sequence ATGACACCAGGGATGGATGGAGAGCTGGGCCGCCGCGAATTCCTCAAGCGCTCCGCGATGGCGGGCTTGGGCGCGGGGCTGCTCGGCCTGGCTCCGTCCATCGGAGAGGCCGCCCCGGCGGCGCCCCGGGTGCGGAGCTACCGGCCGCTGGGCAAGACGGGCCTCGAGATATCGGACATCTCCTTCGGGAGCAGCCGCCTCGGCCAGGGCGAGGAGCGGGTGGTGCTCCACGCCCTTGAGCGCGGCATCAACTACTTCGACACCGCCGAGAGCTATACCGGCGGGGCCTCCGAGACCACCATCGGCAACGCCCTGCGCGGCAAGCGGGACAAGGTCTACCTGACCTCCAAGGTCTACGTGAGCGGCGGCGAGACGGTGCGGTCCTTCATGTCCTCCCTGGAGGGGAGCCTGCGCCGCCTGCGCACCGACCACGTGGACGTCTACTTCCACCACGCCGTGAACGACGTGGATCGCCTCAAGAAGCCCGAGTGGCACGAGTTCACCGACCTGGCCAAGAAGCAGGGGAAGATCCGCTTCACCGGGGCCTCGGGCCACGCCGGGCGCCTCATCGAGTGCATGGACTACGTCATCGACTCGGGCCGCTTCGACATCATCCTCGTCTCCTACAACTTCGGCCAGGACCCCGCCTTTTATCAGAAATTCACCCGGGGCTTCGACTTCATCTCGCGCCACCCGGATCTCCCCCGGATCGTCCAGAAGGCCAAGTCCAAGGGAGTCGGCGTGGTGGCCATGAAGACCCTGATGGGGGCCCGCCTGAACGACATGCGGCCCTACGAGCGGGGCGGCGCTACCTTCTCCCAGGCGGCCTTCCGCTGGGTGCTCTCGAACCCGGGCGTGGACGCCCTCATCATCTCCATGACGGACCGGGAGCGCGTCGACGAGTTCCTCGGCGCCTCCGGCTGGAAGACGGCGGCCCGGCAGGACCTCCCCCTCCTCTACCGCTACGCCAAGCTGAACGGGGCGTCCTACTGCCGCCACGCCTGCAACGACTGCGCGGGCGCCTGCCCCGTCGGGGTGCCCATCGCGGACGTTCTGCGCACGCGGATGTACGCCGTGGACTACGGCGACCTCCGGCTCGCCCGCAGCGAGTACGCCCTGCTCGGCGCCGGGGCCTCGGCCTGCCTCACCTGCGCGCACCAGGCCTGCGCGGGCTCGTGCACCTACGGCCTCCCCGTCCAGACCCTCCTTCGGCCCACCCACCGGATGCTTGCCGGGAGGAGGGAGCTGGCCGTATAG
- a CDS encoding NAD(P)H-binding protein, which yields MRGPGRTARSGTIDIVITGANGAVGQGLIRHLGRSSTIVPTRLRALVRSLERSHGLRPLDAEVIEVRYGDPASVRACIEGADAVVHLAGALLPRPPESLIEANTDSTRAVAEAARAAGAKHFVYLSFPGADPASRNGYLRSKGFAEEILRQKPFSGAIFRVPMILGPGCPSMRKLRQLAGAPLTPLVSGGSVRLQPIALADVLGAIEWALSLPPDEPLKVLDLVGPETISYADLLRRVGQRVGKRPRIFPIPRAAGWLTAALMGLLAPSLGWNRSVFDILFKEHLGDASLARAVVPFPLTPVNETLDQALSPGAG from the coding sequence ATCCGCGGCCCCGGCCGCACAGCCAGGAGCGGTACCATCGACATCGTCATCACCGGAGCGAACGGCGCCGTCGGCCAGGGCCTCATCCGGCACCTGGGCCGGAGCTCCACCATCGTCCCGACCAGGCTCCGCGCCCTGGTGCGGAGCCTGGAGCGCTCCCACGGCCTGCGGCCCCTGGACGCCGAGGTGATCGAGGTCCGCTACGGCGACCCCGCCTCCGTGCGCGCCTGCATCGAGGGGGCCGACGCCGTCGTCCACCTGGCCGGGGCCCTCCTTCCCCGGCCTCCCGAGAGCCTGATCGAGGCCAACACCGACTCGACCCGCGCGGTGGCGGAGGCGGCCCGGGCGGCGGGGGCCAAGCACTTCGTCTACCTCAGCTTCCCGGGCGCCGACCCGGCCTCGCGGAACGGCTATCTGCGCTCCAAGGGCTTCGCCGAGGAGATCCTCCGCCAGAAGCCCTTCTCGGGCGCGATCTTCCGCGTGCCGATGATCCTGGGCCCGGGCTGCCCCTCCATGCGGAAGCTCCGCCAGCTCGCGGGAGCCCCCCTCACTCCCCTCGTGAGCGGCGGCTCCGTGCGGCTCCAGCCCATCGCCCTGGCCGACGTGCTGGGGGCCATCGAGTGGGCCCTCTCCCTTCCCCCGGACGAGCCCCTCAAGGTGCTGGACCTCGTGGGGCCCGAGACGATCTCCTACGCCGACCTGCTGCGGCGGGTGGGCCAGCGGGTGGGGAAGCGCCCCCGCATCTTCCCCATCCCCCGGGCGGCCGGCTGGCTGACGGCGGCGCTCATGGGCCTCCTCGCTCCCTCGCTGGGCTGGAACCGCTCGGTGTTCGATATCCTCTTCAAGGAGCACCTGGGCGACGCCTCCCTGGCCCGGGCCGTGGTGCCCTTCCCCCTCACCCCCGTGAACGAGACGCTGGACCAGGCCCTCTCCCCGGGCGCGGGCTGA
- a CDS encoding HDIG domain-containing protein: MDWTRSEAEALLFEWTQGPGLRAHALAVEAALRAYALKFQEDEGLWGLTGLLHDLDYERHPTREEHPRVGVAHLREKGAPEEMLQAILGHAEYLDVPRESRLAKALFAVDELVGLITAVALVNPSRDVRQVKPGSVRKKWKDKAFARGVNREDIEKGARELEMPLEDHIAFTLEAMQGAAGRLGLDGRGSDFREV; this comes from the coding sequence ATGGACTGGACCCGCTCCGAGGCCGAGGCGCTGCTGTTCGAATGGACCCAGGGCCCCGGCCTCAGGGCCCACGCCCTGGCGGTCGAGGCGGCGCTCCGGGCCTACGCGCTTAAGTTCCAGGAGGATGAGGGGCTCTGGGGTCTCACGGGCCTCCTTCACGACCTCGACTACGAGCGTCATCCCACCCGGGAGGAGCATCCCCGGGTGGGGGTGGCCCACCTGAGGGAGAAGGGGGCTCCTGAAGAAATGCTCCAGGCCATCCTGGGCCACGCGGAGTATTTGGACGTCCCCCGGGAGAGCCGCCTGGCCAAGGCCCTTTTCGCCGTGGACGAGCTGGTGGGCCTCATCACCGCGGTGGCCCTGGTGAACCCTTCGAGGGACGTCCGGCAGGTCAAGCCGGGCAGCGTCCGCAAGAAATGGAAGGACAAAGCCTTCGCGCGGGGGGTGAACCGGGAGGACATCGAGAAGGGAGCCCGGGAGCTGGAGATGCCTCTGGAGGATCATATTGCCTTCACCCTGGAGGCCATGCAGGGGGCGGCCGGGCGGCTGGGACTGGACGGCCGTGGGTCGGATTTCAGGGAGGTCTGA
- a CDS encoding flippase-like domain-containing protein: MAPPEPAPKPRPDRPALLRQAVPLALTLLIFGVIFWRIPFDRFVEALSKADIPPFLLIMACMSTAYFLVDTFVLSRMIRWFHGPIRYRELLPVRAATYIVSIINTQLAQAGLALYIHRRFGTPLVKLAGTVGALILLEVTNLYLFATLGMLSFPGRAPAALLLAPAALAVVWWAVMRAARGGLGPLGRRLGSGELLASFRELRLRQAAAVLALKGSMTLLSVFVHGQALRFFGIEIPFLHLLAFLPVVFFIGALPVTVAHLGTSQAAWIFFFRGQAPEADLLAYSLASHLTFMLANGCFGLVFLPRVYADLFGARRPASPGAP; this comes from the coding sequence GTGGCCCCGCCGGAGCCGGCCCCAAAGCCCCGCCCGGACCGCCCGGCTCTCCTCCGGCAGGCGGTCCCGCTCGCGCTCACCCTCCTCATCTTCGGCGTCATCTTCTGGCGCATCCCCTTCGACCGCTTCGTGGAGGCTCTCTCGAAGGCCGACATCCCGCCCTTCCTCCTGATCATGGCCTGCATGTCCACGGCGTATTTCCTGGTGGACACCTTCGTGCTCTCGCGGATGATCCGCTGGTTCCACGGGCCCATCCGCTACCGGGAGCTGCTGCCGGTGCGCGCCGCTACCTACATCGTCTCCATCATCAACACCCAGCTCGCCCAGGCGGGGCTCGCGCTCTACATCCACCGGCGCTTCGGGACCCCGCTCGTCAAGCTCGCGGGCACGGTGGGCGCCCTCATCCTGCTGGAAGTGACGAACCTCTACCTCTTCGCAACGCTGGGGATGCTCTCGTTCCCGGGGCGGGCGCCGGCCGCGCTTCTCCTGGCGCCGGCGGCGCTGGCCGTGGTCTGGTGGGCGGTGATGCGGGCGGCGAGGGGGGGCCTGGGGCCGCTGGGGAGGCGCCTCGGCTCGGGGGAGCTCCTCGCCAGCTTCCGGGAGCTTCGTCTCCGGCAGGCGGCGGCGGTGCTGGCGCTCAAGGGCTCGATGACCCTGCTTTCGGTCTTCGTCCACGGCCAGGCGCTCCGGTTCTTCGGGATCGAGATCCCTTTCCTCCATCTCCTGGCCTTCCTGCCCGTCGTGTTCTTCATCGGGGCGCTCCCGGTGACGGTGGCCCACCTGGGGACCTCCCAGGCGGCCTGGATCTTCTTCTTCCGCGGGCAGGCCCCGGAGGCCGACCTCCTCGCCTACAGCCTGGCCTCGCACCTCACCTTCATGCTGGCGAACGGGTGCTTCGGCCTCGTCTTCCTCCCCCGGGTGTACGCCGACCTCTTCGGCGCCCGGCGCCCAGCTTCGCCAGGAGCACCATGA
- the nrfD gene encoding polysulfide reductase NrfD, which yields MPRYAMAIDLRACIGCHACTIACKAEHDIPIGVWRCWVKEVEKGLFPDTRREFLPVLCNQCGDAPCKNICPTGALFRRRDGIVDLDADWCIGCKSCMAACPYDQIFIDPNTNTAEKCNFCANRLESGIEPACVVVCPTQCRVFGDVDDPSSKISRLTAHEPITVRKPEYNTRPNIYYVEGSRGLLDPTHAAQSGIYKQGEMDELRKAAMPPWENKRGASRTVYDTFHKTPWGEQIELYLLTKGLSTGLFVLSLLFWWQGFESSLFSVWAPVLGGLLLAGTGALLITDLKRPERFYYILLRPNWGSWMAWGTWFIAANGLLIGLWVLAGLAGAEGLMEALLWPAVLSGVLASIYTGFFFAQASARDLWKGSENTLGIAAQSGLKGAAALLFLAALLPIREREEAVIALGGVLAVLVLLHTCILAFSVLAHRFGAPAHERAIELLVRGPFRRDFWGGAILLGCALPLLLLYWRGLGGWGSVAAGLLALAGSYFWDRAWVRAGQAVPLS from the coding sequence ATGCCGAGATACGCGATGGCCATCGATCTGCGCGCCTGCATCGGCTGCCACGCATGCACGATCGCCTGCAAGGCCGAGCACGACATCCCCATCGGCGTGTGGCGCTGCTGGGTGAAGGAGGTGGAGAAGGGCCTGTTCCCGGACACGCGCCGGGAGTTCCTCCCCGTCCTGTGCAACCAGTGCGGCGACGCCCCCTGCAAGAACATCTGCCCGACGGGAGCGCTCTTCCGGCGCCGGGACGGCATCGTGGACCTCGACGCCGACTGGTGCATCGGCTGCAAGTCCTGCATGGCGGCTTGCCCCTACGACCAGATATTCATCGACCCCAACACCAACACGGCCGAGAAGTGCAACTTCTGCGCGAACCGCCTCGAGTCGGGCATCGAGCCCGCCTGCGTCGTGGTGTGCCCCACCCAGTGCCGGGTATTCGGCGACGTGGACGACCCCTCCTCCAAGATCTCCCGGCTCACGGCGCACGAGCCCATCACCGTGCGCAAGCCGGAGTACAACACCCGCCCCAACATCTACTACGTCGAGGGGAGCCGGGGGCTCCTCGATCCGACGCACGCGGCACAGTCCGGCATCTACAAGCAGGGCGAGATGGACGAGCTGCGCAAGGCGGCGATGCCGCCCTGGGAGAACAAGCGGGGCGCGAGCCGCACGGTGTACGACACTTTCCACAAGACGCCGTGGGGGGAGCAGATCGAGCTGTATCTCCTGACCAAGGGCCTGAGCACGGGCCTCTTCGTGCTGAGCCTCCTCTTCTGGTGGCAGGGCTTCGAGAGCTCCCTCTTCTCGGTCTGGGCGCCCGTCCTGGGCGGCCTGCTCCTGGCGGGGACGGGGGCTCTCCTCATCACCGACCTCAAGCGCCCCGAGCGGTTCTACTACATCCTCCTGAGGCCGAACTGGGGGAGCTGGATGGCCTGGGGCACCTGGTTCATCGCGGCGAACGGCCTGCTCATCGGCCTGTGGGTGCTTGCCGGCCTCGCCGGCGCCGAGGGGCTGATGGAGGCCCTGCTCTGGCCCGCCGTCCTCTCGGGCGTCCTCGCCTCGATCTACACCGGCTTCTTCTTCGCGCAGGCGTCGGCCCGGGACCTCTGGAAGGGGAGCGAGAACACCCTCGGCATCGCCGCCCAGTCCGGCCTGAAGGGCGCCGCCGCGCTCCTCTTCCTCGCGGCCCTGCTGCCCATCCGGGAGCGGGAGGAGGCGGTCATCGCCCTGGGCGGCGTCCTGGCCGTCCTCGTCCTCCTGCATACTTGCATTCTGGCCTTCTCGGTCCTGGCGCACCGCTTCGGCGCCCCGGCCCACGAGCGGGCCATCGAGCTCCTCGTGCGCGGGCCGTTCCGGAGGGATTTCTGGGGGGGCGCCATTCTCCTCGGCTGCGCCCTGCCCCTGCTGCTCCTCTACTGGCGGGGCCTGGGCGGCTGGGGCTCGGTCGCGGCCGGCCTGCTCGCGCTGGCCGGCTCCTACTTCTGGGACAGGGCGTGGGTGCGGGCCGGGCAGGCCGTGCCCCTTTCTTAG
- a CDS encoding 2-oxoacid:acceptor oxidoreductase subunit alpha: MVESAGRNGKDSKQIVEVDTVAIRFAGDSGDGMQLAGDRFTNATALAGNDLSTFPDYPAEIRAPAGTLAGVSGFQINFSNKEVHTPGDEVDVLVAMNPAALKANLGDLKKGGVIIANVDNFGDKNLEKAGYTSSPLQDEAIRGAYKIHEVAITSMTRRALEDMELQSNLADRCKNFFAIGLMSWMYSRPVEPTKKWIHDKFGKRPDVLNANLRAFDAGYFFGETAEIFEHHYVVREATYAPGTYRNISGNVALAYGFIAAAKKMGLPLFWGAYPITPASDVLHELSRHKKFGVLTFQAEDEIAAMSATVGASYTGALAVTCSSGPGIALKGEAIGLGVMAELPMVICNVQRGGPSTGLPTKTEQADLLQAVCGRNGECPVPVLAACTPSDCFWTAIEASRLAVKYMTPVLLLSDGYLANGTEPWKLPRAADIPEMPVRFLTNPEDFKPYLRDKATLARPWVVPGTPKMQHRVGGLEKADITGNVSYDPQNHEHMVRTRAAKVAGIVKDIPPVQVIGKESGKVLVVGWGGTFGAITAAIEALQARGASVSQVHLRHLNPFPPNLGEVLKKFDKVLVPELNLGQLSKLIRAEFLVDAVGLNKVQGRPFMVSEIISKVEELL, from the coding sequence ATGGTGGAATCCGCGGGACGCAACGGGAAGGACAGCAAGCAAATCGTCGAGGTGGATACCGTCGCCATCCGCTTCGCCGGAGACTCGGGCGATGGGATGCAGCTGGCCGGCGACCGCTTCACGAACGCCACCGCCCTGGCGGGCAACGACCTCAGCACCTTCCCGGATTACCCGGCCGAGATCCGGGCCCCTGCCGGCACGCTGGCGGGCGTGAGCGGTTTCCAGATCAACTTCAGCAACAAGGAGGTCCACACGCCCGGCGACGAGGTGGACGTCCTCGTGGCGATGAACCCGGCCGCCCTCAAGGCCAACCTCGGCGACTTGAAGAAGGGCGGCGTCATCATCGCCAACGTCGACAACTTCGGCGACAAGAACCTCGAGAAGGCCGGCTACACGTCCAGCCCGCTCCAGGACGAGGCCATCCGCGGGGCCTACAAGATCCACGAGGTGGCCATCACCTCCATGACGCGCCGGGCGCTCGAGGACATGGAGCTGCAGTCCAACCTGGCGGACCGCTGCAAGAACTTCTTCGCCATCGGCTTGATGTCCTGGATGTACTCCCGCCCCGTCGAGCCCACCAAGAAGTGGATTCATGACAAGTTCGGCAAGCGGCCCGACGTGCTGAACGCGAACCTGCGGGCCTTCGACGCGGGCTACTTCTTCGGCGAGACGGCCGAGATCTTCGAGCATCACTACGTCGTGCGAGAGGCCACCTACGCCCCCGGCACCTACCGCAACATCTCGGGCAACGTGGCGCTGGCCTACGGCTTCATCGCCGCGGCCAAGAAGATGGGGCTCCCGCTGTTCTGGGGCGCCTACCCCATCACCCCCGCCAGCGACGTGCTCCACGAGCTCTCCCGGCACAAGAAGTTCGGCGTGCTCACCTTCCAGGCCGAGGACGAGATCGCGGCCATGTCCGCGACCGTGGGCGCCTCCTACACGGGCGCCCTGGCCGTCACCTGTTCGAGCGGCCCCGGCATCGCGCTCAAGGGCGAGGCCATCGGCCTCGGCGTGATGGCCGAGCTCCCGATGGTCATCTGCAACGTCCAGCGCGGCGGCCCCAGCACGGGCCTCCCGACCAAGACCGAGCAGGCGGACCTCCTCCAGGCCGTGTGCGGCCGCAACGGCGAGTGCCCGGTTCCCGTCCTGGCGGCCTGCACCCCCTCGGACTGCTTCTGGACGGCCATCGAGGCGAGCCGGCTCGCAGTCAAATACATGACCCCGGTCCTCCTCCTGAGCGACGGCTACCTGGCCAACGGGACCGAGCCGTGGAAGCTGCCCCGGGCGGCGGACATCCCCGAGATGCCCGTCCGGTTCCTCACCAATCCCGAGGACTTCAAGCCCTACCTGCGCGACAAGGCCACCCTGGCGCGGCCCTGGGTCGTCCCGGGCACGCCGAAGATGCAGCACCGGGTCGGAGGCCTGGAGAAGGCCGACATCACCGGCAACGTCAGCTACGACCCCCAGAACCACGAGCACATGGTACGCACCCGGGCCGCCAAGGTGGCCGGGATCGTCAAGGACATCCCCCCTGTCCAGGTCATCGGCAAGGAGTCCGGCAAGGTGCTCGTGGTGGGCTGGGGCGGCACCTTCGGGGCCATCACGGCCGCCATCGAGGCGCTCCAGGCGCGGGGGGCCTCGGTTTCCCAGGTGCACCTGCGGCACCTGAACCCCTTCCCGCCCAACCTGGGCGAGGTCCTCAAGAAGTTCGACAAGGTCCTCGTCCCGGAGCTCAACCTGGGCCAGCTCTCGAAGCTGATCCGGGCGGAATTCCTGGTGGACGCCGTCGGCCTGAACAAGGTCCAAGGCCGCCCCTTCATGGTCAGCGAGATCATCTCGAAGGTTGAGGAGCTCCTCTAG
- a CDS encoding aminopeptidase P family protein, with product MLLNKPRALELMREHGLAAAIGTTHENVTYLTGHVGWATRVYRQRKSCAVVTNDPSAGTDLILNRGDNTYYAAYGGYAERVYSYGGQAYHVEPAGWKPQDPEMRRYFELHESGGKHKTLLDGLLAALKTRGISKGKIALDEEGCAPELFAALKEKLPDCEFIPGSGLFLMIRLVKTEDEIKALREAAQVNENAIGEVFRFLRPGVAENEVAEVWRQAVAKPGGMWHWFHFNSGPRSIFIFPPTDRKLQKGDLFMFDAGLFHKNYNADTGSCGSIGEPPAQARKEWKAIEEGFHEAVNTVKEGVTGGQVYKALLKGIKGRWPQFDAPFAGHTIGLEAREFPFILGDETRHNQPFLPKTSEIPLPADSVINIEAPVGTCGFGGYQIEYSVVVKPNGWEPLLKQDRHFRVIGG from the coding sequence ATGCTTCTGAACAAGCCCCGCGCGCTGGAGCTGATGCGAGAGCACGGCCTGGCCGCCGCCATCGGCACCACCCATGAAAACGTCACCTACCTGACCGGCCACGTCGGCTGGGCCACGCGGGTCTACCGCCAGCGGAAGAGCTGCGCCGTGGTGACGAACGATCCCTCGGCGGGCACCGACCTCATCCTCAACCGGGGCGACAACACCTACTACGCCGCCTACGGCGGCTACGCCGAGCGCGTCTACTCCTACGGCGGCCAGGCCTACCACGTCGAGCCCGCGGGCTGGAAGCCCCAGGATCCCGAGATGAGGCGCTACTTCGAGCTCCACGAGAGCGGGGGCAAGCACAAGACCCTGCTCGACGGCCTCCTGGCCGCCCTCAAGACCCGGGGGATCAGCAAGGGCAAGATCGCCCTGGACGAGGAGGGCTGCGCCCCCGAGCTCTTCGCGGCCCTCAAGGAGAAGCTCCCGGACTGCGAGTTCATTCCCGGCTCGGGGCTCTTCCTCATGATCCGGCTCGTCAAGACCGAGGACGAGATCAAGGCGCTGCGCGAGGCGGCCCAGGTGAACGAGAACGCCATCGGCGAGGTGTTCCGCTTCCTGCGCCCCGGCGTGGCCGAGAACGAAGTGGCCGAGGTCTGGCGCCAGGCGGTGGCCAAGCCGGGCGGCATGTGGCATTGGTTCCACTTCAACAGCGGCCCGCGCAGCATCTTCATCTTCCCCCCGACGGACCGGAAGCTCCAGAAGGGTGACCTCTTCATGTTCGACGCGGGCCTCTTCCACAAGAACTACAACGCCGACACCGGCTCCTGCGGCTCCATCGGGGAGCCCCCCGCCCAGGCCCGGAAGGAGTGGAAGGCCATCGAGGAGGGCTTCCACGAGGCGGTGAACACCGTGAAGGAGGGGGTGACGGGCGGGCAGGTCTACAAGGCCCTCCTCAAGGGCATCAAAGGCCGCTGGCCGCAGTTCGACGCCCCCTTCGCGGGCCACACCATCGGGCTCGAGGCCCGGGAGTTCCCCTTCATCCTGGGGGACGAGACCAGGCACAACCAGCCCTTCCTTCCCAAGACCTCGGAGATCCCGCTGCCGGCCGATTCCGTCATCAACATCGAGGCCCCGGTCGGCACCTGCGGCTTCGGCGGCTACCAGATCGAGTACTCGGTGGTGGTGAAGCCGAACGGCTGGGAGCCCCTCCTCAAGCAGGACCGGCATTTCCGGGTGATCGGGGGGTAG
- a CDS encoding CDP-alcohol phosphatidyltransferase family protein gives MKFTALSAGIWAARGLTLARLLAAPLFALWLLRGGSLGPGFFAFYLFFPLSDLADGPLARRSGGARPLWARLDPLADIMFNAAALSAAAWTGRVGFWLPAAVLVLGGRFLWRGPEREAGAAGRAAGVLFYLMTGAVAAEAAFAGGAEWGGVLARAGDAVSLYAFMVLLAKLGAGRRRGRRTPGGGRRGRSTRSPA, from the coding sequence ATGAAATTTACGGCGCTCTCGGCGGGAATTTGGGCGGCGCGCGGGCTGACGCTGGCGCGCCTTCTGGCGGCGCCCCTGTTCGCCCTGTGGCTGCTGCGGGGCGGAAGCCTGGGTCCCGGCTTTTTCGCGTTCTATCTCTTTTTCCCCCTTTCCGATCTGGCCGACGGCCCGCTCGCCCGGCGCTCGGGCGGCGCCCGGCCGCTGTGGGCCCGGCTCGATCCCCTGGCGGACATCATGTTCAACGCGGCGGCCCTCTCCGCCGCCGCCTGGACGGGGCGGGTGGGGTTCTGGCTCCCCGCGGCGGTGCTCGTGCTGGGGGGGCGCTTCCTCTGGCGCGGGCCGGAGCGCGAAGCCGGCGCGGCTGGCCGGGCGGCCGGGGTGCTCTTTTACCTGATGACGGGGGCGGTGGCGGCGGAGGCGGCTTTCGCGGGAGGCGCGGAATGGGGGGGGGTCCTGGCCCGGGCCGGGGACGCCGTCTCCCTCTACGCCTTCATGGTGCTCCTGGCGAAGCTGGGCGCCGGGCGCCGAAGAGGTCGGCGTACACCCGGGGGAGGAAGACGAGGCCGAAGCACCCGTTCGCCAGCATGA
- a CDS encoding molybdopterin-dependent oxidoreductase: MAANHLQAARGARDISSLGRPDLLARAEPPAPAGQRNSTNLNGALASYPSPDKWDHWTEFESAQWPRKIQRNYMLVPTLCFNCEAGCGLLAYVDKDDLKIRKIEGNPLHPASRGRNCAKGWVTLNQIYDPDRILYPLKRAGKRGEGKWVRVSWDEALDDIAARMRKAIQEDRRNEI, encoded by the coding sequence ATGGCGGCGAACCACCTTCAGGCGGCGCGCGGGGCGCGCGACATCTCCTCCCTGGGGCGGCCCGATCTCCTGGCCCGGGCGGAGCCCCCCGCCCCCGCGGGCCAGCGGAACTCCACGAACCTGAACGGCGCCCTGGCCTCCTATCCCTCCCCCGACAAGTGGGACCACTGGACGGAGTTCGAGAGCGCGCAGTGGCCCCGCAAGATCCAGCGCAACTACATGCTGGTGCCGACCCTGTGCTTCAACTGCGAGGCGGGCTGCGGCCTCCTCGCCTACGTGGACAAGGACGACCTCAAGATCCGCAAGATCGAGGGGAATCCCCTCCATCCGGCCTCGCGGGGCCGCAACTGCGCCAAGGGCTGGGTGACGCTCAACCAGATCTATGACCCCGACCGCATCCTCTACCCCCTCAAGCGGGCCGGGAAGCGCGGCGAGGGCAAGTGGGTGCGCGTGAGCTGGGACGAGGCCCTCGACGACATCGCCGCCCGGATGCGCAAGGCCATCCAGGAGGACCGCCGCAACGAGATCAT
- a CDS encoding class I SAM-dependent methyltransferase, whose translation MRTLDVGCGRAKAPGAVGLDLNPAADADVRGDASRDGLPFREGAFGRVVIRHIIEHVESPLRLLEEIHRVSRDGAEVEGVTPHFSNPCSFADPTHRHHFSVQLFGFVSEGGPDPSKGWRLWANRLLECYYEMLPFYTKARFEVLERRLTFCRLHRWLGVAWLANRFPEIYEFHLSGLFRARDIVFRLRVRKG comes from the coding sequence GTGCGGACACTGGACGTGGGATGCGGCCGGGCCAAGGCCCCGGGCGCGGTGGGGCTCGACCTCAACCCCGCGGCCGACGCCGACGTCCGGGGCGACGCCTCGCGGGACGGCCTCCCCTTCCGGGAGGGCGCCTTCGGCCGGGTGGTCATCCGCCACATCATCGAGCACGTGGAGAGCCCGCTCCGGCTCCTGGAGGAGATTCACCGGGTCTCGCGCGACGGGGCGGAGGTCGAGGGCGTCACCCCCCATTTCTCCAACCCCTGCTCGTTCGCCGACCCGACCCACCGCCACCATTTCTCGGTCCAGCTCTTCGGCTTCGTCTCCGAGGGGGGGCCCGACCCCTCGAAGGGCTGGCGGCTGTGGGCCAATCGGCTGCTCGAGTGCTACTACGAGATGCTCCCCTTCTACACGAAGGCCCGCTTCGAGGTGCTGGAGCGACGGCTCACCTTCTGCCGCCTGCACCGCTGGCTGGGCGTCGCCTGGCTCGCCAACCGCTTCCCCGAGATCTACGAGTTCCACCTCTCGGGGCTCTTCCGGGCGCGGGACATCGTCTTCCGGCTCCGGGTGCGGAAGGGGTAG